A genomic window from Blastococcus saxobsidens DD2 includes:
- a CDS encoding acyl carrier protein, with product MSSTQEIQSGLAEILEEVAGVSPADATPEKSFTEDLDVDSLSMVEIATAVEDKFGVAIPDDQLANIKTVGDAISFIEKNQG from the coding sequence GTGAGCAGCACCCAGGAGATCCAGTCCGGTCTGGCCGAGATCCTGGAGGAGGTCGCCGGGGTGAGCCCCGCCGACGCCACCCCGGAGAAGTCCTTCACCGAGGACCTCGACGTCGACTCGCTGTCGATGGTCGAGATCGCCACCGCCGTCGAGGACAAGTTCGGCGTCGCCATCCCCGACGACCAGCTGGCCAACATCAAGACGGTCGGCGACGCGATCAGCTTCATCGAGAAGAACCAGGGCTGA
- a CDS encoding DUF3145 domain-containing protein encodes MQRRSTQGVVFVHACPKALCQHVEWALERVVGAPVSLSWAEQPAAHGSYRAEVAWTGSPGTGAKLVAALRAWPMLRFEVTEEASHGNDGERMSYVPGHGVYRAPTSANGDLIVTEQQLRRLAATATSIEAFRHGVDQLLGAAWDADLEVYRHAGDGSPATWLHQVV; translated from the coding sequence GTGCAGCGACGGTCAACCCAGGGTGTCGTCTTCGTGCACGCGTGCCCGAAGGCGCTCTGCCAGCACGTCGAGTGGGCGCTGGAACGCGTCGTCGGCGCGCCGGTCTCCCTGTCGTGGGCTGAGCAGCCCGCGGCGCACGGTTCCTACCGTGCTGAAGTGGCGTGGACCGGCTCGCCCGGCACCGGCGCCAAGCTGGTTGCTGCGCTGCGCGCGTGGCCGATGCTGCGCTTCGAGGTGACCGAGGAAGCCAGTCACGGCAACGACGGCGAGCGCATGTCCTACGTGCCCGGGCACGGGGTGTACCGGGCGCCCACCAGCGCCAACGGCGACCTCATCGTCACCGAGCAGCAGCTGCGGCGCCTGGCGGCCACGGCGACGTCCATCGAGGCCTTCCGGCACGGCGTCGACCAGCTGCTGGGCGCTGCCTGGGACGCCGACCTCGAGGTCTACCGGCACGCCGGTGACGGCAGCCCGGCGACCTGGTTGCACCAGGTCGTCTGA
- a CDS encoding acyl-CoA carboxylase subunit beta has product MTTAQAAPPLPSPDPRDPEDRLRRFFDPGTMQQLGARDTSGVLAARGTVSGTPAVAFCTDATVMGGAMGIDGCRHIVDAIDTALRERVPVVGIWHSGGARLAEGVTALHAVGEVFAAMVRASGRIPQISVVLGPAAGGAAYGPALTDLVIMGPAGRVFVTGPEVVRSVTGENVDMESLGGPDTHGRRSGVVHVVTDSEPAALETARLAVDLLAAQGSFAPVDEDAGADLAAFLPEQTNRAYDVKPLVSAMLDGPGLELHPRFAPNVVTTLGRLAGRTVGVIANNPLRLGGCLDSASAEKAARFVRMCDAFGVPLLVLVDVPGYLPGVGQEWDGVVRRGAKLLHAFAEAVVPRVTLVTRKSYGGAYIAMNSRSLGATAVFAWPGAEVAVMGAKAAVGILHRKKLAAAPPGEREALHARLAEEHERIAGGVNRALEIGVVDEVVEPLRTRQRLVEALASAPLGRGAHGNIPL; this is encoded by the coding sequence GTGACGACCGCCCAGGCCGCGCCCCCGCTGCCCAGCCCCGACCCGCGGGACCCGGAGGACCGGCTGCGCCGGTTCTTCGACCCGGGCACGATGCAGCAGCTCGGGGCCCGGGACACCTCAGGGGTCCTGGCCGCCCGCGGCACCGTCTCGGGGACCCCGGCGGTCGCCTTCTGCACCGACGCGACGGTCATGGGCGGCGCCATGGGCATCGACGGCTGCCGGCACATCGTCGATGCGATCGACACCGCGCTGCGCGAGCGGGTGCCGGTGGTCGGCATCTGGCACTCCGGTGGCGCGCGGCTGGCCGAGGGCGTCACCGCCCTGCACGCCGTCGGTGAGGTGTTCGCCGCGATGGTCCGCGCCTCGGGGCGGATTCCGCAGATCTCGGTGGTGCTCGGCCCGGCCGCCGGCGGCGCCGCGTACGGCCCGGCGCTCACCGACCTGGTGATCATGGGTCCGGCCGGCCGGGTGTTCGTGACCGGGCCCGAGGTGGTCCGCTCGGTCACCGGCGAGAACGTCGACATGGAGAGCCTCGGCGGGCCGGACACCCACGGCCGGCGCAGTGGCGTGGTGCACGTGGTCACGGACTCCGAGCCCGCCGCCCTCGAGACGGCCCGGCTGGCCGTCGACCTGCTCGCCGCCCAGGGCAGCTTCGCCCCCGTCGACGAGGACGCCGGCGCCGATCTGGCCGCCTTCCTGCCGGAACAGACCAACCGCGCCTACGACGTGAAGCCGCTGGTCTCGGCGATGCTGGACGGGCCGGGCCTGGAGCTGCACCCGCGGTTCGCGCCGAACGTCGTCACGACCCTCGGCCGGCTGGCGGGGCGCACGGTGGGCGTCATCGCCAACAACCCCCTGCGGCTGGGCGGCTGCCTGGACTCCGCGTCGGCGGAGAAGGCAGCCCGGTTCGTGCGGATGTGCGACGCGTTCGGGGTGCCGCTGCTGGTGCTGGTCGACGTGCCCGGCTACCTGCCCGGCGTCGGCCAGGAGTGGGACGGCGTCGTCCGGCGTGGGGCCAAGCTGCTGCACGCCTTCGCCGAGGCGGTCGTCCCCCGGGTGACGCTGGTGACGCGCAAGTCCTACGGCGGTGCCTACATCGCGATGAACTCCCGGTCGCTGGGCGCCACCGCCGTCTTCGCCTGGCCCGGGGCGGAGGTCGCCGTCATGGGTGCGAAGGCCGCCGTGGGCATCCTGCACCGGAAGAAGCTGGCCGCAGCGCCTCCCGGTGAACGGGAGGCGCTGCACGCCCGGCTGGCCGAGGAGCACGAGCGGATCGCCGGCGGGGTCAACCGGGCACTGGAGATCGGCGTCGTCGACGAGGTGGTGGAGCCGCTGCGGACCCGCCAGCGGCTGGTGGAGGCGCTCGCCTCGGCGCCGCTCGGTCGCGGGGCGCACGGCAACATCCCACTCTGA
- a CDS encoding M20 metallopeptidase family protein — MPTSPSDLLAAAYSDADRTIELRRQLHRNPEIGLHLPRTQATVLEAFAELPIEVTTGTTTSSVVGVLRGARPGPTYLLRGDMDALPVHEDTGLPFASQVPGAMHACGHDTHVAMLVGAARLLAARREALAGQVVFMVQPGEEGFHGARYMLEEGLLDVVPEAPVSGAFALHVSSTLPSGTVNVRPGPMMAAADQWRMTLRGRGGHASEPHAAADPIPVAAEIVLALQSMVTRRVDVFDPAVVTVAHIEAGSTNNVIPDTAYLEGTIRTLSPERRADVVASVERVAGHVAAAHEMALHWEHIEGYPVTMNDPGVAAQVLETAAELLGRQAAVLMPAPLMGAEDFSYVLQRVPGVMAWLGARPPGVDPATAPPNHSNLVVFDEEPLPAGVALYAQMALQALSG; from the coding sequence ATGCCGACCAGCCCCTCCGATCTGCTCGCCGCTGCGTACTCCGACGCCGACCGCACCATCGAGCTGCGCCGGCAGCTGCACCGCAACCCGGAGATCGGCCTGCACCTCCCGCGCACCCAGGCCACCGTCCTCGAGGCGTTCGCCGAGCTGCCGATCGAGGTGACCACCGGCACCACCACCAGCTCCGTCGTCGGGGTGCTGCGGGGTGCCCGCCCGGGGCCCACCTACCTGCTGCGCGGCGACATGGACGCCCTCCCCGTGCACGAGGACACCGGCCTGCCCTTCGCCTCGCAGGTGCCGGGGGCGATGCACGCCTGCGGGCACGACACCCACGTGGCGATGCTGGTGGGCGCAGCCCGATTGCTCGCGGCGCGGCGGGAGGCACTGGCCGGGCAGGTCGTCTTCATGGTCCAGCCGGGGGAGGAGGGCTTCCACGGCGCGCGCTACATGCTCGAGGAAGGGCTGCTCGACGTCGTCCCGGAGGCGCCGGTCAGCGGGGCGTTCGCGCTGCACGTCTCGTCCACGCTGCCCAGCGGCACGGTCAACGTCCGCCCCGGGCCGATGATGGCCGCCGCGGACCAGTGGCGGATGACCCTGCGTGGCCGCGGCGGGCACGCCTCCGAGCCGCACGCGGCCGCCGACCCGATCCCGGTGGCCGCCGAGATCGTGCTGGCGCTGCAGTCGATGGTCACCCGCCGGGTCGACGTCTTCGACCCGGCCGTGGTCACCGTCGCCCACATCGAGGCCGGCTCCACCAACAACGTCATCCCCGACACCGCCTACCTGGAGGGAACGATCCGGACCCTGTCACCGGAACGCCGGGCGGACGTCGTCGCCTCGGTGGAACGGGTGGCCGGTCACGTCGCGGCCGCGCACGAGATGGCGCTGCACTGGGAGCACATCGAGGGCTACCCGGTGACGATGAACGACCCGGGCGTGGCCGCCCAGGTGCTGGAGACGGCGGCCGAGCTGCTGGGCCGCCAGGCGGCGGTGCTCATGCCCGCCCCGCTGATGGGCGCCGAGGACTTCTCCTACGTGCTGCAGCGGGTGCCCGGTGTCATGGCGTGGCTCGGTGCCCGGCCGCCCGGCGTCGACCCGGCCACGGCGCCGCCCAATCACTCCAACCTCGTGGTCTTCGACGAGGAGCCGCTGCCGGCCGGCGTGGCGCTCTACGCGCAGATGGCGCTGCAGGCGCTGTCCGGCTGA
- a CDS encoding PucR family transcriptional regulator, whose translation MSRVTNRPPSDATLRRLERASGSLATQAVARMDEDLPWFRAMPADQRSWVTLVAQAGIASLVEWCRSPGRPPRLTGEVFGAAPRELVRAVALKQTVDLIKVTVEVVEERVASVAAPGEEEDLRLAVLQFSREVAFATAHVYASFAESRGAWDARLEALVVDALVRGERSDELSGRAAALGWAAGTLALVVVGATPSGVDDPHGPVRRTARGLRCDVLVGVHAEQLVVVLGGTGDLEVVAERISDEFGDGPVVTGPVVDGLGRAAVSAAAALAGLRAARAWPEAPRPVAADALLAERALDGDPLARAALQEQVAAPLRSAGGGVLETVQAVLNSGGNLEASARAIFVHPNTVRYRLKRAAELTGLSATDPRGSWTLQVALVLAALDRDRSLWH comes from the coding sequence GTGAGCCGGGTGACCAACCGCCCGCCGAGCGATGCCACGCTCCGGCGGCTGGAGCGCGCGTCCGGGTCGTTGGCCACCCAGGCCGTCGCCCGGATGGACGAGGACCTGCCCTGGTTCCGGGCCATGCCGGCCGACCAGCGGTCGTGGGTGACGCTCGTGGCGCAGGCCGGCATCGCGTCCCTGGTCGAGTGGTGCCGCAGCCCCGGCCGTCCGCCCCGGCTCACCGGCGAGGTGTTCGGCGCGGCCCCCCGGGAGCTGGTCCGGGCGGTGGCCCTCAAGCAGACGGTGGACCTGATCAAGGTCACCGTCGAGGTGGTCGAGGAGCGCGTGGCATCCGTGGCCGCGCCCGGGGAGGAGGAGGACCTGCGGCTAGCGGTCCTGCAGTTCAGCCGGGAGGTCGCCTTCGCCACCGCGCACGTCTACGCCAGCTTCGCCGAGAGCCGGGGGGCCTGGGACGCGCGCCTGGAGGCGCTGGTCGTCGACGCCCTGGTGCGTGGCGAACGGTCCGACGAGCTCTCCGGGCGGGCGGCGGCGCTCGGCTGGGCGGCCGGCACGCTCGCCCTCGTCGTCGTCGGGGCGACCCCGTCCGGGGTCGACGACCCGCACGGCCCCGTGCGCCGCACGGCGCGGGGCCTGCGCTGCGACGTGCTGGTCGGCGTGCACGCCGAGCAGCTGGTGGTGGTGCTGGGCGGCACCGGCGACCTCGAGGTCGTGGCGGAGCGGATCAGCGACGAGTTCGGCGACGGACCGGTCGTCACCGGCCCGGTCGTGGACGGGCTGGGCCGGGCTGCGGTCTCGGCGGCGGCGGCGCTCGCCGGGCTGCGGGCGGCGCGCGCCTGGCCCGAGGCCCCCCGCCCGGTCGCCGCCGACGCGTTGCTCGCCGAGCGCGCGCTCGACGGGGACCCGCTGGCCCGCGCCGCCCTGCAGGAGCAGGTGGCCGCCCCGTTGCGCTCGGCCGGCGGCGGGGTGCTGGAGACCGTGCAGGCGGTGCTCAACAGCGGCGGCAACCTGGAGGCGAGCGCGCGGGCGATCTTCGTGCACCCCAACACCGTGCGGTACCGGCTCAAGCGCGCCGCCGAACTGACCGGGCTGTCGGCGACCGATCCGCGTGGCAGCTGGACCCTGCAGGTCGCCCTCGTGCTGGCCGCCCTCGACCGCGACCGGTCGCTCTGGCACTGA
- a CDS encoding beta-ketoacyl-ACP synthase III — protein sequence MTPLQLPPGAPGARILGFGSYRPRRRVTNDELAQRMDTSDEWVQSRVGIAERRWAEPDETLVEMSVAAGGKALAASGLDASDIDLVLLATTSPPKAIPGLAPRIAHQLGAPRPGAFDINAGCAGWCYALSAAADAIRSGTARNALVIGGERLTDYTNLDDRATAIIFADGAGAAVVTASDEPAIGPAVWGSDGDLHEAIAIPPNETGMSMAGQAVYRWATSKLTDTLVEAMRRAGVGPDDIDVFAPHQANLRIIELMAKRLKLPDRTVIARDVIRAGNTSSASVPLALSALLESGEAKTGDVALLLGYGAGLTFAGQVVILP from the coding sequence GTGACCCCGCTGCAGCTGCCGCCCGGCGCCCCCGGCGCCCGCATCCTCGGCTTCGGGAGCTACCGCCCCCGCCGCCGGGTGACCAACGACGAGCTCGCCCAGCGGATGGACACCAGCGACGAGTGGGTCCAGAGCCGGGTGGGCATCGCCGAGCGTCGCTGGGCCGAGCCCGACGAAACGCTCGTGGAGATGTCGGTCGCGGCCGGCGGCAAGGCACTGGCAGCGAGCGGTCTCGACGCGAGCGACATCGACCTCGTGCTGCTCGCGACCACGAGCCCCCCGAAGGCGATCCCCGGCCTCGCGCCGCGGATCGCCCACCAGCTCGGGGCGCCCCGGCCGGGCGCCTTCGACATCAACGCCGGCTGCGCCGGCTGGTGCTACGCGCTCAGCGCGGCAGCCGACGCCATCCGCAGCGGCACGGCGCGCAACGCCCTGGTCATCGGCGGCGAGCGGCTCACCGACTACACGAACCTCGACGACCGGGCGACGGCGATCATCTTCGCCGACGGGGCAGGCGCGGCGGTCGTCACCGCGTCCGACGAGCCGGCCATCGGCCCGGCGGTGTGGGGCAGCGACGGCGACCTGCACGAGGCGATCGCGATCCCGCCGAACGAGACCGGCATGAGCATGGCCGGCCAGGCCGTGTACCGCTGGGCCACCTCGAAGCTCACCGACACCCTGGTCGAGGCCATGCGCCGGGCCGGCGTCGGCCCCGACGACATCGACGTCTTCGCGCCGCACCAGGCCAACCTGCGGATCATCGAGCTCATGGCCAAGCGGCTCAAGCTGCCCGACCGCACGGTCATCGCCCGCGACGTGATCCGAGCGGGGAACACCTCGTCGGCCTCCGTGCCGCTGGCGCTGTCGGCCCTGCTGGAGAGCGGCGAGGCCAAGACCGGGGACGTCGCCCTGCTGCTGGGCTACGGGGCCGGCCTGACCTTCGCCGGCCAGGTCGTCATCCTCCCGTGA
- a CDS encoding beta-ketoacyl-[acyl-carrier-protein] synthase family protein, giving the protein MSPSTTDVVVTGLGATTPLGGDVASTWDALLAGRSGVSRITDEWVQEFPAQLVARLAADPAEQIDRVRARRLDRSQQVAVIAAEQAWAESGAADAGVAPERIAVVFGTGIGGALTLLGQDDVLEQKGPKRVSPFTIPMLMPNGPAAAVGLSIGAKGGVHAPVSACASGAEAIRWGLDLLRLDRADIVLVGGAEACIHPLPMAGFAAMRAMSTRNDEPERASRPFDKGRDGFVLGEGAAALVLERADSAAARGARVHARLAGAAGTADGYDLVAPHPEGEGAGRAITAALRDAGLSPTDVGHVNAHATSTPVGDTAEAAAIRSSLGDHVLVSATKSQTGHLLGAAGALEAVFTILALREQIVPATANLDDPDDDAAVQALDIVRHEPRRATLSAAVNDSFGFGGHNIALVFTTS; this is encoded by the coding sequence ATGAGCCCGTCCACCACGGACGTCGTCGTCACCGGCCTCGGTGCCACCACGCCGCTCGGCGGCGACGTGGCCAGCACCTGGGACGCCCTGCTCGCCGGGCGCTCGGGCGTCAGCCGGATCACCGACGAGTGGGTGCAGGAGTTCCCGGCGCAGCTGGTGGCCCGCCTGGCCGCCGACCCCGCCGAGCAGATCGACCGGGTGCGCGCCCGGCGGCTCGACCGGAGCCAGCAGGTGGCCGTCATCGCCGCCGAGCAGGCCTGGGCCGAGTCCGGCGCTGCCGACGCCGGGGTGGCCCCCGAGCGGATCGCCGTCGTCTTCGGTACCGGCATCGGTGGCGCGCTGACCCTCCTGGGGCAGGACGACGTCCTGGAGCAGAAGGGCCCCAAGCGGGTCTCCCCGTTCACCATCCCGATGCTCATGCCCAACGGCCCCGCCGCCGCCGTCGGCCTGTCGATCGGGGCCAAGGGTGGCGTGCACGCACCCGTGAGCGCCTGCGCGTCGGGCGCCGAGGCCATCCGCTGGGGTCTGGACCTGCTGCGCCTCGACCGGGCCGACATCGTCCTGGTCGGCGGTGCGGAGGCGTGCATCCACCCGCTGCCGATGGCCGGCTTCGCCGCGATGCGGGCCATGTCGACTCGGAACGACGAGCCGGAGCGCGCCTCGCGCCCGTTCGACAAGGGACGTGACGGCTTCGTCCTCGGCGAGGGCGCGGCCGCGCTCGTGCTGGAGCGCGCGGATTCCGCCGCCGCCCGGGGCGCCCGGGTGCATGCCCGGCTGGCCGGTGCCGCCGGCACGGCCGACGGCTACGACCTGGTGGCTCCGCACCCGGAGGGCGAGGGTGCCGGCCGGGCGATCACGGCCGCACTGCGCGACGCCGGGCTCTCCCCCACCGACGTCGGGCACGTCAACGCGCACGCGACGTCGACCCCGGTCGGCGACACCGCCGAGGCCGCGGCGATCCGCTCCTCGCTGGGCGACCACGTGCTGGTCAGCGCCACGAAGAGCCAGACCGGCCACCTGCTCGGCGCCGCCGGCGCACTGGAGGCGGTGTTCACCATCCTGGCGCTGCGCGAGCAGATCGTCCCGGCGACGGCGAACCTGGACGACCCCGACGACGACGCCGCCGTCCAGGCGCTGGACATCGTCCGGCACGAGCCGCGCCGCGCCACGTTGAGCGCGGCGGTCAACGACTCCTTCGGCTTCGGCGGGCACAACATCGCGCTGGTCTTCACGACCTCCTGA
- a CDS encoding pirin family protein — MTGLESRVVLAPEDGSLGPLLRIADDRLAPGAGYGRHEHRAVDVVAVVLAGTLIHRWAAGAKLTAGDVAVLRAGEGLAHDEVAGSEGAWVLQCYLRSAAPGAPAAHAVHRVAGGWVDLGRADARLWMQRTAAAGELTPPPGTVLVADAAGVRRAGGGPVRVDGAASILVWQLDAERPDWARNW, encoded by the coding sequence GTGACCGGTCTGGAGTCCCGGGTCGTCCTCGCCCCCGAGGACGGCTCCCTGGGTCCGCTGCTGCGGATCGCGGACGACCGGCTGGCTCCCGGCGCCGGCTACGGCCGGCACGAGCACCGTGCGGTCGACGTGGTCGCGGTCGTGCTCGCCGGGACGCTGATCCACCGGTGGGCGGCCGGCGCGAAGTTGACCGCGGGCGACGTCGCGGTGCTGCGCGCGGGGGAGGGGCTGGCCCACGACGAGGTGGCCGGCAGCGAGGGCGCGTGGGTGCTGCAGTGCTATCTGCGCAGCGCCGCCCCCGGGGCCCCGGCGGCGCACGCCGTGCACCGGGTGGCCGGCGGGTGGGTGGACCTCGGCCGCGCGGACGCCCGCCTGTGGATGCAGCGCACCGCGGCCGCCGGCGAGCTGACCCCGCCCCCCGGAACGGTGCTCGTCGCCGACGCCGCCGGGGTGCGCCGGGCCGGCGGCGGGCCGGTGCGCGTGGACGGGGCGGCGAGCATCCTGGTCTGGCAGCTCGATGCGGAGCGGCCCGACTGGGCGCGGAACTGGTGA
- a CDS encoding acyltransferase domain-containing protein translates to MLAVLAPGQGAQKPGMLTDWLDLPGAEPFFRWAGAIAGADLLTLGTTGDAEAIKDTAVTQPLVVAMSLFVARELGGLPGPVAHTPQAGRDVVITGHSVGELTAAALAGVLSVEAAIALTAVRGRAMAAACARTPTGMSAVLGGDPDEVLAAIGRHGLTPANRNGAGQIVAAGPLDGLDALKTDPPAKARVMPLPVAGAFHTEHMAPAREELEGLVGGLRPADPSRLLLSNADGAAVDSGSEALARLVSQVTSPVCFDSCLATMRELGVTAVIELPPAGALAGLAKREWKGAGIEVLAVGSPADLGHARALIEAERGRSEAEHLPDWRMVVAPARGTVSPADVAEGTHLPAGTPLGCIRGRREEVNVSAAYDGVLAEWLVHEGDLVDAGDPIARLYPEVTA, encoded by the coding sequence GTGCTCGCCGTCCTCGCCCCTGGTCAGGGGGCCCAGAAGCCCGGGATGCTCACCGACTGGCTCGACCTGCCCGGCGCGGAGCCGTTCTTCCGGTGGGCCGGGGCCATCGCGGGTGCCGACCTGCTGACCCTGGGCACGACCGGCGACGCCGAGGCGATCAAGGACACCGCCGTCACCCAGCCGCTCGTCGTCGCGATGAGCCTCTTCGTCGCTCGCGAGCTGGGCGGTCTTCCCGGGCCGGTCGCCCACACGCCGCAGGCCGGCCGGGACGTCGTCATCACCGGGCACAGCGTCGGCGAGCTCACCGCCGCCGCGCTGGCCGGCGTGCTGTCCGTCGAGGCGGCGATCGCGCTCACCGCCGTCCGCGGGCGGGCCATGGCCGCCGCGTGCGCCCGCACACCCACCGGGATGTCCGCCGTCCTGGGCGGCGACCCCGACGAGGTCCTCGCCGCCATCGGCCGCCACGGGCTGACCCCGGCGAACAGGAACGGGGCCGGCCAGATCGTCGCCGCCGGGCCCCTGGACGGGCTCGATGCGCTCAAAACCGACCCACCGGCCAAGGCCCGCGTCATGCCGCTGCCGGTCGCCGGCGCCTTCCACACCGAGCACATGGCCCCGGCGCGCGAGGAGCTCGAGGGTCTGGTCGGTGGACTACGTCCGGCCGACCCCAGCCGGCTGCTGCTCTCCAACGCCGACGGCGCCGCCGTCGACTCCGGCAGCGAGGCGCTGGCCCGCCTGGTCAGCCAGGTCACCAGCCCGGTGTGCTTCGACTCCTGCCTGGCCACCATGCGCGAGCTCGGCGTCACCGCCGTGATCGAGCTGCCTCCCGCCGGGGCGCTGGCGGGGCTGGCCAAGCGCGAGTGGAAGGGGGCGGGCATCGAGGTGCTCGCCGTCGGCAGCCCGGCCGACCTCGGCCACGCGCGGGCGCTGATCGAGGCCGAGCGCGGCCGCTCCGAGGCCGAGCACCTGCCCGACTGGCGGATGGTCGTCGCCCCCGCCCGGGGCACGGTCAGCCCGGCCGACGTCGCCGAGGGCACGCACCTGCCCGCGGGCACGCCGCTGGGCTGCATCCGCGGCCGGCGGGAAGAGGTCAACGTCTCCGCCGCCTACGACGGCGTGCTGGCCGAGTGGCTGGTGCACGAGGGCGACCTCGTCGACGCCGGCGACCCGATCGCCCGGCTCTACCCGGAGGTGACCGCGTGA